One Thalassotalea sediminis DNA segment encodes these proteins:
- a CDS encoding protein-glutamate methylesterase/protein-glutamine glutaminase, whose amino-acid sequence MTYKVLVVDDSSFFRRRVTDIINNDKNLTVIDVAVNGIEAVEKAKTLKPDVITMDIEMPLLNGIEAVKQIMKHSPIPILMFSSLTHQGAKATLDALDAGALDFLPKKFNEIANTKSDAGSVLRERVLEIARKRGGARRIGARPSARTPLVTPSTTSINARPTQPKATASVRASGKAYKLLAIGTSTGGPVALQKILTQLPADFPLPIVMVQHMPGAFTKAFATRLNSLCKIEVREAENGDVLKPGVAYLAPGGTQMLIEGKDSFAKLKVVVDETDRIAFKPSVDVSFGSAAKVFSGSVLGIILTGMGSDGREGSRMLKAQGATIWAQDEETCVVYGMPQAVASAGISTLDLPLLEFPKAILKEIQYG is encoded by the coding sequence ATGACCTATAAAGTTCTGGTTGTTGATGATTCAAGTTTTTTTAGACGACGAGTCACTGACATAATTAATAACGATAAGAACTTAACGGTTATAGATGTTGCTGTTAATGGCATCGAAGCGGTAGAAAAAGCAAAGACTTTGAAGCCAGATGTTATTACGATGGACATCGAGATGCCGTTGCTAAACGGCATTGAAGCTGTTAAGCAAATAATGAAGCATTCTCCAATTCCTATTTTGATGTTTTCTTCATTAACGCATCAAGGCGCCAAGGCAACATTGGATGCACTCGATGCAGGTGCGCTTGACTTCCTTCCAAAGAAATTTAACGAAATTGCTAATACTAAAAGTGATGCTGGTAGCGTACTCAGAGAGCGCGTATTAGAAATTGCTCGTAAAAGAGGCGGAGCTCGTCGTATTGGAGCTAGACCAAGCGCTAGAACACCGCTAGTCACACCCAGTACGACAAGCATAAACGCCAGACCAACACAGCCAAAAGCTACTGCTAGTGTTAGAGCGTCAGGTAAAGCATATAAATTACTTGCGATTGGCACATCGACAGGTGGTCCGGTAGCATTACAAAAAATTCTCACGCAACTACCTGCGGATTTTCCATTACCGATAGTGATGGTTCAGCATATGCCAGGCGCATTTACCAAAGCTTTTGCTACGCGCTTAAATAGTTTATGTAAAATAGAAGTTCGTGAAGCTGAAAATGGTGATGTACTCAAGCCAGGTGTCGCCTATTTAGCGCCTGGTGGTACGCAAATGTTAATTGAAGGTAAAGACTCGTTTGCCAAATTAAAGGTTGTCGTTGATGAGACAGATAGAATTGCATTTAAACCTAGCGTAGATGTAAGTTTTGGTTCAGCAGCGAAAGTGTTTTCAGGTTCCGTACTCGGCATTATTTTGACAGGTATGGGGTCAGATGGTCGTGAAGGTTCAAGAATGCTGAAAGCTCAAGGAGCAACTATTTGGGCACAAGATGAAGAAACTTGTGTTGTATATGGTATGCCTCAGGCAGTGGCTTCAGCAGGCATATCTACGTTAGATTTACCGCTTCTTGAGTTTCCTAAAGCCATTTTAAAAGAGATTCAATACGGATAA
- a CDS encoding MlaA family lipoprotein: MSRTLIHLKSLCIALTTIWLVGCSSTPSQEGASGDPKDPLETINRPIWTFNWEYADKYVLKPASEAYVTNVNEDFRAGVYNMALNLNEPSAVINNLLQGKFSDAAKSTGRFLLNSTIGLLGFFDPASDFGWGRKHEEFGEVLGSYGVGDGPYLMLPGMGPSSVRDEVGDFVDRYYWPMAVIDFWPNLVRIGIIALEQRSQLKDQEQMLENSADTYEFVKNAYFQNMKFKVYDGNPPIEESEDDEDFEAFMDELDTIE, encoded by the coding sequence TTGTCACGAACGCTAATTCATCTAAAAAGTTTATGTATCGCGCTAACCACTATTTGGTTGGTAGGTTGTTCTTCCACACCTTCACAAGAAGGGGCATCGGGTGATCCTAAAGATCCACTTGAAACGATAAACCGCCCAATTTGGACGTTTAACTGGGAGTACGCAGATAAGTATGTTTTAAAGCCTGCATCAGAAGCATATGTTACCAATGTGAATGAAGATTTTCGTGCTGGTGTATATAATATGGCGTTAAATCTTAATGAGCCGTCAGCGGTTATTAACAATTTATTACAAGGTAAATTTAGTGACGCAGCTAAAAGTACTGGTCGCTTTTTACTCAACTCTACGATTGGTTTATTAGGTTTTTTTGACCCCGCTAGTGATTTTGGTTGGGGAAGGAAACATGAAGAATTTGGTGAAGTGCTTGGTAGCTATGGTGTTGGCGATGGTCCATATTTAATGTTACCTGGTATGGGGCCGTCTTCAGTTAGAGATGAAGTAGGTGATTTTGTGGACCGTTATTATTGGCCGATGGCGGTAATAGATTTTTGGCCAAATCTCGTCAGAATTGGTATCATCGCGCTTGAGCAACGTTCTCAATTAAAAGATCAAGAACAAATGCTTGAAAACTCTGCAGATACATACGAGTTTGTAAAAAATGCATATTTTCAAAATATGAAATTTAAGGTTTATGATGGTAATCCTCCCATTGAAGAAAGTGAGGACGATGAAGACTTTGAAGCCTTCATGGACGAGCTCGATACAATCGAGTAA
- a CDS encoding chemotaxis protein CheW yields the protein MSDERRSANENVDTNDEVLQWVTFKLDCETYGINVMQVQEVLRYSEIAPVPGAPTYVLGIINLRGNVVTVIDTRSRFGLESSEVTDNTRIVIIEAEKQVIGILVDSVAEVVYLKASEIDVAPNVGNEESAKFIQGVSNRDGELLILVDLNKLLTDDEWDELKQF from the coding sequence ATGTCTGATGAAAGACGCAGTGCAAACGAAAATGTAGATACTAATGACGAAGTACTACAGTGGGTAACTTTTAAGTTAGATTGCGAAACATACGGTATCAATGTGATGCAAGTACAAGAAGTACTGCGTTATAGCGAAATTGCTCCAGTACCAGGCGCACCTACTTATGTTTTAGGTATTATTAATCTTCGTGGCAATGTTGTAACCGTAATCGATACGCGGTCTCGATTTGGCTTAGAGTCATCAGAAGTCACAGATAATACGCGGATTGTTATTATTGAAGCTGAGAAGCAGGTCATTGGTATTTTAGTGGACAGCGTAGCTGAAGTTGTTTATTTAAAAGCCTCAGAAATTGATGTAGCACCGAATGTTGGTAATGAAGAAAGTGCTAAGTTTATTCAAGGTGTATCTAATCGCGATGGCGAACTACTTATTTTAGTTGATTTAAATAAGTTATTAACAGATGATGAGTGGGATGAACTGAAACAATTCTAA
- a CDS encoding DUF2802 domain-containing protein, whose protein sequence is MTTQLSGLEVLINDLQQEIFKTTDSVDKYQQQTKDWQVEQEQVSGQLTHRTNTLKESIKSLQDEFSNFQHQQPEDKLYSRAQKMVQLGADVDELMTECQLPKIEAEMLIAMHKRNSKSSN, encoded by the coding sequence ATGACAACTCAGTTATCTGGCTTAGAAGTGTTAATCAATGACCTACAACAAGAAATTTTTAAAACGACTGACAGTGTAGACAAGTATCAGCAGCAAACTAAAGATTGGCAAGTTGAACAAGAGCAGGTGAGTGGCCAACTTACACATCGCACTAATACGCTAAAAGAATCTATTAAGTCGCTCCAAGATGAATTCTCCAATTTTCAACATCAACAGCCAGAAGATAAGTTATATTCTCGGGCTCAAAAAATGGTGCAGCTTGGCGCAGATGTTGATGAATTGATGACTGAATGTCAGCTACCTAAAATTGAAGCTGAAATGCTTATTGCTATGCATAAGCGCAATAGTAAATCGTCGAACTAA
- a CDS encoding ParA family protein, whose protein sequence is MLVWTVANQKGGVGKTTSTIALGGLLAERGKRVLLVDTDPHASLSYYFGIESEELELSVYDLFVQVSTKEQIMQSLCPTKYKNIDILPATMGLATLDRALGAKGGMGLVLKKAITQLEGEYDIVLMDCPPVLGVLMVNALAASDRIIVPVQTEFLALKGLDRMMKTLEIMQGEQQQPFTYTIVPTMFDKRTKASLLAYRKLQEVYGDTVWHGVIPIDTNFRNASEAQQVPSDFQSSTRGVVAYKSLLDYLLSLEKNRGHH, encoded by the coding sequence TTGTTAGTTTGGACAGTTGCAAATCAGAAAGGTGGTGTTGGCAAGACAACATCAACGATTGCGTTAGGCGGGCTGCTAGCAGAACGCGGCAAACGCGTATTGCTTGTTGATACAGATCCGCATGCCTCTTTAAGCTACTATTTTGGTATAGAGTCAGAAGAGCTCGAACTCAGTGTATATGACTTGTTTGTTCAAGTGTCAACGAAAGAACAAATTATGCAGAGCCTTTGCCCTACGAAATATAAAAATATTGATATTTTACCTGCCACAATGGGGCTTGCTACTTTAGACCGAGCATTAGGTGCTAAAGGCGGAATGGGGCTTGTACTGAAAAAAGCGATTACACAATTAGAAGGTGAATACGATATTGTTTTAATGGACTGTCCTCCTGTATTAGGTGTGCTTATGGTCAATGCGCTTGCGGCATCGGATCGCATTATTGTACCTGTTCAAACAGAGTTTCTAGCACTTAAAGGGCTAGATAGAATGATGAAAACGCTCGAAATTATGCAAGGTGAGCAACAACAACCATTTACCTACACGATAGTTCCTACAATGTTTGATAAACGCACAAAGGCATCGCTGTTAGCATATCGAAAACTGCAAGAAGTTTATGGTGACACGGTTTGGCATGGTGTCATTCCTATTGATACCAATTTTAGGAATGCGAGTGAGGCACAACAAGTACCCTCTGACTTTCAATCTTCTACAAGAGGCGTAGTTGCGTATAAAAGTTTGCTAGACTATTTACTATCACTGGAAAAAAATCGAGGTCACCATTAG
- a CDS encoding chemotaxis protein CheW, giving the protein MASKDKGSLAASKGLMQNYLSELLTEEEIEPVEEQKQQLDKLLQQASVTHNVDEKQLDVITSAKSLNKQPTIVAKTPIKEKIETDTVKPTVQQEETTLKTKKSQAEFVIKKEKDYRKGSFQAMFFDVAGLIVAVPLIELGGIHNVDKTNSLMGKPSWFKGVMLHREEKINVVDTAQWIMPEKCTDALINSLNYQYVIMLNNSAWGLMAENLIDTVTLEQDDVKWLKDSTKRPWLAGLIKDRMCALIDVEALVLMLDEGANIHQSA; this is encoded by the coding sequence ATGGCTTCTAAAGATAAAGGCTCGTTGGCTGCTAGCAAAGGGTTAATGCAAAATTACCTTTCAGAACTGTTAACTGAAGAAGAAATTGAGCCGGTTGAAGAACAAAAGCAACAACTCGATAAATTACTTCAGCAAGCAAGTGTTACCCATAATGTTGATGAAAAGCAATTAGACGTTATTACGTCGGCAAAATCTCTGAATAAACAACCAACAATTGTCGCCAAAACACCTATTAAAGAAAAAATAGAGACTGACACTGTTAAACCAACAGTACAGCAAGAAGAAACCACCTTAAAAACGAAAAAAAGCCAAGCTGAATTCGTCATTAAGAAAGAGAAAGATTACCGTAAAGGGTCTTTTCAGGCGATGTTTTTTGATGTTGCGGGGTTAATTGTTGCTGTACCGTTAATTGAACTAGGTGGCATTCATAACGTAGATAAAACCAATAGCTTGATGGGAAAGCCGTCATGGTTTAAAGGCGTAATGTTACACAGAGAAGAAAAAATTAATGTTGTTGATACTGCTCAATGGATAATGCCAGAAAAATGTACTGATGCCTTAATTAATTCATTGAACTATCAGTATGTTATAATGTTAAATAACAGTGCATGGGGACTAATGGCCGAAAACTTAATTGACACGGTAACGTTAGAGCAAGATGATGTTAAATGGTTAAAAGATTCTACTAAACGCCCTTGGTTAGCGGGGCTAATAAAAGATCGTATGTGTGCACTTATTGATGTAGAGGCTTTAGTTTTAATGTTAGACGAAGGTGCTAATATTCATCAAAGTGCTTAA
- a CDS encoding SLBB domain-containing protein, translating to MIKNIKFTLLLFIGVIHLAVNAAQIPSSIDPMMLEQFRQLSPAQQRSLAQSMGIDFTDLQKMLNSTGKDKKSAKEKVLPQYFPRGTEFNESGLPLPSEYSFSMIEEEEEDTGEPKPFGYDVFAVAPNTFAPSMDIAIPDDYIVGVGDTIFIQVFGKENYSYESPVSREGKIVIPELGAYVVSGLSFAELKKYLSNVINEQLVGAEVITTLTDLRSIRVFVLGDAFKPGQYVLSSLSSITHALFSAGGISDIGTLRNIELKRSGKVIARLDLYDLLIKGDSSNDLLLKSGDVIFIPPVGERVTVEGEINRPGIYELSGQESFQDIIDIAGGLLPTAYLKSSIVERFNERNLRTVQNLDFTKPSDLMKKTQNGDHIKIVKTSEVYDDSITLIGAVTRPGKYQWKPEMRVSDVIPAIHAYLEEDAEVNYSIVVREKGIGRNIEVHQFSIHDALTDPDSQDNLVLESRDKVIVFSNVESENVDVRSLESLAFTKAELIEIEKQEAEDAYDEKTFWETYDADASSIQTGVEDETEKQALEQTFNSMDEITRKDSDTLNINTLGYFSRKRLLAPIIEQLKRQASAGTPIQLIEVEGAVKFPGLYPLSKNAKVTDAILAAGGLKESAYLGNAEITRDDISLTNASKKSMNIVLGEALAGNLDENITLKSKDRINIHQIPSWQENHIVELKGEFKFPGKYTIRRGESLGQLIERVGGFTDFAYVQASLFTREKLKEMEVQNLVKVSESLRMEIASKNLANQSGPSINYDQARKLLADITQVKPVGRLVVDIPRILKDDTFDVLLEDGDVLYVPTKQNSVNVIGQVQVATSHIYQPGLDAIEYVNLSGGMKIQADDERIYVIKANGSVEIPGTDSWFASSGYELQPGDTVVVPLDSSYMENIQLWKVSTQIIYQAAVAIAAISGI from the coding sequence ATGATCAAAAACATTAAGTTCACGCTATTACTCTTTATTGGTGTAATTCATTTAGCTGTTAATGCGGCTCAAATCCCTTCAAGTATCGATCCGATGATGCTTGAGCAATTTAGACAACTTTCACCAGCGCAACAAAGATCTCTAGCGCAAAGTATGGGGATTGACTTTACTGATCTACAAAAAATGTTGAATTCGACCGGTAAAGATAAAAAGTCGGCAAAAGAAAAAGTATTACCCCAGTATTTCCCTCGAGGAACTGAATTTAATGAATCAGGTTTGCCACTGCCATCTGAATATTCATTTTCTATGATTGAAGAGGAAGAAGAAGATACTGGTGAACCTAAACCTTTTGGTTATGATGTATTTGCCGTAGCGCCTAATACCTTTGCACCATCGATGGATATTGCTATTCCAGATGATTATATTGTTGGCGTAGGCGATACAATTTTTATACAAGTTTTTGGTAAAGAAAATTATTCCTATGAGTCGCCAGTTTCTAGAGAAGGCAAGATAGTTATACCTGAGTTAGGGGCTTATGTTGTCTCAGGCTTGTCATTTGCAGAATTGAAGAAGTATTTAAGCAACGTTATTAACGAGCAGCTTGTTGGAGCTGAGGTAATAACCACACTGACAGATCTGCGCTCTATACGCGTTTTTGTGCTTGGTGATGCATTCAAGCCTGGTCAGTATGTATTAAGTTCATTATCGAGTATCACCCATGCGTTGTTTTCCGCAGGCGGTATTAGTGACATTGGTACACTGAGAAATATCGAGTTGAAACGAAGCGGTAAAGTTATAGCGCGCTTAGATCTTTACGACTTATTGATTAAAGGTGATTCAAGTAACGATTTGCTTTTAAAGTCGGGTGATGTAATTTTCATTCCTCCTGTTGGTGAACGCGTTACTGTAGAAGGTGAAATTAATAGGCCAGGTATTTACGAGTTAAGCGGCCAAGAGTCTTTTCAAGATATTATAGATATTGCAGGTGGTTTATTACCAACGGCTTATTTAAAGTCTTCTATTGTTGAGCGATTTAATGAACGTAACTTAAGAACTGTTCAAAACTTAGATTTTACAAAGCCATCAGATTTAATGAAAAAAACCCAAAATGGCGATCATATTAAAATTGTTAAAACATCAGAAGTATACGACGACTCAATTACCTTGATTGGTGCTGTAACACGCCCTGGTAAATATCAATGGAAACCAGAAATGCGAGTTTCCGATGTAATTCCTGCTATTCATGCATATTTAGAGGAAGATGCGGAAGTTAACTATAGTATCGTTGTACGAGAGAAAGGCATTGGCCGTAACATCGAGGTACACCAATTTAGTATTCACGATGCGTTAACTGATCCTGACTCGCAAGATAATTTGGTATTAGAGTCTAGAGATAAAGTCATTGTTTTTTCTAATGTTGAAAGTGAAAATGTGGATGTTAGATCGCTTGAAAGTCTCGCGTTCACAAAAGCTGAGTTAATAGAAATAGAAAAGCAAGAAGCAGAAGATGCTTATGATGAAAAAACATTTTGGGAAACTTATGATGCCGATGCGTCTTCAATACAAACAGGTGTTGAGGATGAAACTGAAAAACAAGCGTTAGAACAAACATTTAATTCAATGGATGAAATAACGCGTAAAGATTCAGACACATTAAATATTAATACATTAGGTTACTTTTCTCGAAAAAGGTTATTGGCACCAATTATAGAGCAGCTTAAACGCCAAGCTTCTGCAGGTACACCGATCCAATTAATAGAAGTAGAAGGTGCGGTTAAATTTCCTGGTTTATATCCGCTGTCTAAAAATGCCAAAGTTACTGACGCTATTCTTGCTGCTGGTGGTTTAAAAGAATCTGCTTACCTCGGTAATGCTGAAATAACGCGAGATGATATTTCCCTTACCAATGCTTCTAAAAAGTCAATGAACATCGTATTAGGTGAAGCATTAGCAGGAAATCTAGACGAAAATATTACCTTGAAAAGTAAAGATAGAATTAACATCCATCAAATACCTTCATGGCAAGAAAACCACATTGTTGAATTGAAGGGTGAATTCAAATTCCCAGGAAAGTATACAATTCGTCGCGGTGAGTCACTTGGACAGCTTATAGAACGAGTAGGTGGCTTTACAGATTTTGCTTATGTACAAGCATCACTATTTACGCGAGAAAAACTTAAAGAGATGGAAGTACAGAATCTCGTTAAAGTATCTGAAAGCTTGCGTATGGAAATTGCGTCTAAAAATTTAGCAAATCAATCAGGGCCTTCGATCAATTATGATCAAGCGAGAAAATTGCTTGCAGATATTACCCAAGTGAAGCCAGTTGGCCGTTTGGTTGTCGACATTCCACGTATTTTAAAAGACGATACGTTTGATGTGTTATTAGAAGATGGTGATGTCCTTTATGTGCCAACCAAGCAAAACTCAGTCAATGTTATTGGTCAAGTACAAGTGGCAACGTCTCATATTTATCAACCAGGATTAGATGCCATTGAATATGTAAATCTTAGTGGTGGTATGAAAATACAGGCTGACGACGAAAGGATATATGTAATAAAAGCTAACGGCTCTGTTGAAATACCGGGTACAGACAGTTGGTTTGCTTCAAGTGGATATGAATTACAACCTGGTGATACTGTTGTAGTGCCACTGGATTCTTCTTACATGGAAAATATTCAACTTTGGAAGGTATCTACTCAAATTATTTATCAAGCAGCTGTTGCTATTGCTGCGATATCAGGTATTTAG